The Thermodesulfovibrio sp. 3462-1 genome contains the following window.
GTGAAAAAGCTTTTAATCTTAATTCTTATACTGCTAATTCCACAAGCAGGGCAGAGTGCACTTAGAACAGGTGACTCTGCTCCGAATTTTTTCTTAACTGATATAAATGGCAAGCCTGTGCAGTTGTATCAAATTAAAGGTAGGGTCATAGTTATAGAATTTCTTTCAAATAAATGTTTTGCCTGCGATTATGTAATTCCGGACATAAACAAACTTTATGAGAAATTCAAAAATAAAAATGTTCAAATAGTTGGAGTTATATTTAATGACGAAATAGAGGAGCCGCAAAAACTCAACGAATTTGCAAAAAGCAGAGGAATTCAATATCCTTTATTTATAGCTGATGTAAAGGTAAAAAAATTTTACAATATTTACGGGTTTCCAAATTTTTTTATTTTAAATGAGAAAAAAAATATTATGAAAATATACAGAGGGATAACACAGGATACTTTTGGTTTATTTAACAAAGAAATTGAAAAGCTCCTCTTAAACAAGAGGTAATTAATGTTTGAGGCATTAACAGATAAACTTGAAGCAATATTTAAAAAACTCAAAGGCAGGGGTATTCTTAAAGAAGAAGATGTTGATTCTGCTTTAAAAGAAATAAGAATCGCTCTTTTAGAAGCAGACGTTAACTTTAAAGTTGTTAAATCTTTTATTGAAAGAGTCCGTCATAAAGCTATTGGTAAAGAAATTCTTGAAAGCCTTTCCCCTGCTCAGCAGGTAATAAAGATTGTTTATGATGAACTGTGTGAACTGCTGGGAGGAAGCACTGCAAAGATTCAGCTGAGCCCAAACCCACCAACTGTAATAATGATGGTTGGACTGCACGGCTCTGGAAAAACAACCACTTCAGCAAAGCTTGCAAGAATTTTCAAAAAACAGGGTCGCAGGCCAATGCTTGTTGCAGCAGACCTTCAAAGACCAGCAGCTATTGAGCAGCTTGTTACTCTGGGTAAGCAGATAGATGTTACAGTATTTCATTCTTACGAAATTAAAAATCCAGTAGAGCTTTGTAAGGAAGCGCTTAAAAAAGCTGTAATTGATAGAATGGATCCAGTAATTGTTGATACTGCTGGAAGAATGCATGTGGATGAAGAATTGATGCAGGAGTTACAAGATGTAAAAGAGATTCTTAAACCCCATGAAGTTCTTTTTGTTGCCGATGCAATGACAGGGCAGGATGCAGTAAACATTGCAAAAAGCTTCAATGAAAAAATAGGTATTACAGGAGTTATTCTAACAAAAATGGATGGTGATGCTCGTGGTGGTGCTGCACTTTCAATAAAAGAAGTAACAGGTAAGCCTATAAAACTTATTGGAACTGGTGAAAAACTTGACGCTCTTGAGGAGTTTCATCCTGACAGGATGGCAAATAGAATTCTTGGAATGGGAGATATTCTTACACTTATTGAACAGGCACAGAAAGCCTATGATCAAAAAGAAGCTGAAAAGTTAAAGAAAAAAATCGAAAAAGAAGAATTCACATTCGAAGATCTAAAAGATCAAATAAGAAAAATGAGAAAAATGGGACCTCTTGAAAACATTCTTTCAATGCTTCCAGGAGCCAATAAAATATTAAAGGAAATAAAAATTGATGAGAAAGAGTTTGTTAAGGTTGAGGCAATAATTAATTCAATGACACCTGAAGAGCGCAGAAATCCGAAAATTTTAAATGCAAGTAGAAGAATTCGTATTGCTAAAGGAAGTGGAACAACAGTAACAGATGTTAACAGGCTCATTAAACAATTCAATGAGATGAAAAAAATGATGAAACAGTTAAAACACGGCAAGGGCTTTAAACTACCGAAGATATTTCCTTTTTAATAGCTCCTTAGAGTAGAAATCATGCCATTTTTAAGAAGATAGACTTTATCAGTTGCTTGTTCTATAAAATCCTTATCGTGTGAAACAACAACATAGGTCTTTGCATTATTTGTGAGATATTGAAGAAGTCTCTCTTTAGTTTTTTCATCAAGACCATTTGATGGCTCATCTAAAAGATAACAGACAGGTCTCATTGCTATAACTGTTGCAAGTGCAACAAGTCTTTTTTCTCCTCCAGAAAGTTTATAGGTTAATCTATCTTCAAATCCATTTAACCCCAAAATTTCGCAGGTCTCCTTTACAATTTTTAATGCTTCTTGCTTTGATTTCCCAAGATTAAAAGGTCCAAAAGCTATATCTTCTTTTACTGTTGGACAGAAAAGCTGACTATCTGAATCCTGAAAAAGAAGTCCTATCTTTTGTCTTACTTCAATAAAATCTTTCTCTTTTTGCCTGACTGTCCCAAATATCTCAACTGTCCCAGAAAAAGGTTTTAACAATCCCATTATGATGTATAAAAGAGTTGTTTTACCTGAACCATTAGGTCCAATAAGACCAATTCTATCTTCTTCATAAACATCAAAGTTTACATCCTTTAGCACAGCCCTTCCATCATAATTAAAATTAATATTCCTGAGTCTTATAATCGGCTCTTTCATGTTTCTATCCCTATTGATGATTTTTTAAATTATGCCAAAACCAGAATTACAACAAACATAAAAATTGAAACAACACTGAATATTATATCAATTTTTCTTATTTGAAAATGCTCAAAAAGCGGAAAATATCCTTGAAAGCCTCTGCAAAGCATTGCCCTGTAAATCTCTTCTGCTCTTTCATAGCTTTTAATAAGCATTCCTCCAACAATGTAGGCATAGGTCCTGTAAGTGTGAAGCGTTGTTTTTGGAACAAAACCCCTGGCAAGCACAGCTCTTTTTATTTTTAAATATTCCTCATGGATAACTATAATGTAACGATAAAAAAGAAAGAAAACTGTCACAAGCTTTTTCGGAGCTTTAAGATGAAGCATTGCATGGGCTAAAGAATTAACAGAGGAAGTGCTAAGAAGTGTTATTGTTGCGATAATGATTGCATTAGATTTAAGTGTAATTGATAATGCATAAAAAATTCCTTCCTGGCTAATCTTTAACCCTGCGAATGAGAAATGACTATTGCCAGGATAACTCAAAGGAACAAAAATCCAGATAAAAAGAATAAAAAAATTTGCCACACCAAGCCTTGAAAAAAGAGGCTTTATTCTTAATCGAGCAAGAAAAACAGAAAAAATAGAATAAAGCAAAAACAAAGATGGAGTTTTCAATCCTGAAGCAGTTGCACAGAGGATACTGAATATTGAAAAAACTATGATTTTTAATCTCGGATCTGCCTTATTTAAAAAAGAACTTCCCTCTGAAAACTCTTCAAGATGCATTTTTCTTTCTTTTAATAAACATTATTACTCCCCAGACCCCAAAGATATATCCTATTCCTCCAATTATGTCTCTTATACTGATTTTATCCAACTGTTTTCTCAAATCCATCATCTCACTTCTTAATCCCTGAAGCTTTGCTTCCATTGCTTCATCAATAATTTGTTTGAGTTCTTCTTTATTGATTGATGCTGAAGGAATCTGTTGTTTCTGAGTCTCTTTAACAGGTTCTTGCTTTTTTACTTCCTTTTTTTCAGGCTTTTCAACTGCCTCAAGGATGTATTCTGCTCTGTGACCTTCTCCAGCAGGAATTACTATTTTTAGTTCTCCAGTCTCTGAAGTTTTAAAATTAAATCTTCCCTTTTCATCAGTAGTGGTCTCTGTAATTTTTTTACCTCTACTGTCATAAACCTCAACCTTAGAGTTTTTACAGGGCGAGCCATCAACAAAATAGCACTCTCCAATTACTTTATCACCCTCCCTGTATGCATAGGCGCTCACCTTATGAGCATAAACATCGCTGGAAAGGAGAAGTTGTAAGCAAACAATTATAAAAAAAAGACAAAAATATCCTGGATTGAGCAACTTTTTCATCTCAATGCCTCCGGTTTTACTTTTTTAATATATAATACAACAAAACCCGTTATTATTCCCTCCACCAAAGCAATTGGAAGATGCATTGTAAAAAGAGTTATAGCAACTCCCATAAAGCTTTTTTCAGTTTCAATTAAAGCCAGACTTACAAACACAGTACCAATAAGCACAGAAGATGCTCCACCAAGAGCTCCTCCAATAAAGGCAGTATTTCTACCTTTGTGTAACAACCTTCTAAAGACATAATATGATAGTACTGCAGGCATTGCCATTGCAAAGGTGTTTACTCCAAGTGTTGTAAGTCCTCCAAATTGAAAAAGTAAAGCCTGCAAAACAAGTCCCACAAATATAGCAGGAAATGCTGCCCATCCAAGGAGCATTCCAACAAGCCCGTTTAAAACAAGATGAGCAGAGGTAGGACCTATGGGAATATGAATTAATGATGCAACAAAAAAAGCAGAAGAAAGGACAGCAACCTTTGGAATATCTTCATTTTTAATTTTTTTAAGCCCAAGAGTAAGCCCTATTAAAGACAAAACAGCGCCGGCAAGCAGAACCGGCGCAGAAAGAACTCCTTCAGATATATGCATTATTTCATCTCCCTTGCCTTAACCCAGATAATTCCACCAATCTCAACAGGATATTCTTTCCCATCTTTTTTAATCTTGTAAGGAGCATCAGTGAGTGCTGCAAATCCCCACCATCCAGCCTTAGGAATTGCATAGGTAAATACACCATTTGCATCAGCTTTTATAACCTGTGTTATGTAAGGCTCCTTCGGTGCTTTAACCTTACCACCTTCATTAAAGTATTCAACCTCAACATCTGCAAAAGGCAGAGGCTTTCCATTAACTTTAACAATTCCCTGAAATACATTTCCAACCCAGAGCCCATAAGGTCTTGTAAGTGGAACAATCTCGATGGGAAGTCCAACTTCCTTATCCCATCCTTCTTCTTTTCCTAAAGCCTGAACAACAACCTTTGGATAGTGGGCTATGAATTTTTCCTCTGCTGGCTCCCAGTAAGGAACTGGTTCAAGATAAAATATGTAGTCTCCTGGACGCTTGATTGTAAAAGTTGTCTCCCATGCATTTTTGCCCTTTACTTTTTTGTTAACAAGGGTGCTTAGCAGATCAGTTTTTTCATCACCAAGCATTACACCAAAAGCCTTTGGTTTTTCCATGTTAAGCCATTCTTGCTCAAAGGGATGCATGAAATATACTTTCAGTGTGATTTTTTTTGAGTCTTTCTCTCCGATAATGTCATCAGATGGCATTATTACTCCAAAATGTGCCAATGCTGTGCCTGTAAGAAATAATACTGCAATGATGCTGATTAAAAGACTTTTAAACTTCTTCATCTTAAACCTCCTCCTTTAAAAGTTAATGTTAAATCTTACTCCATATATATGTCCTGCTTTTGTGCCTTCTTGACGGGTTTTGTCCTGTATGTATTGATAATCAAGGGTTATGTCAGAGCTTAAAAACTTATAAGCAAACAACTTAAACTTTACATAGGATTCAAATACTTGACTACGACTCAAATCCAGATTCTTTGATGGACTCTTTAAATATGCATAACCAACTCCCACTTCATCATCCTTTCTCCCCCACACTGATCCATTAAGATTTAATCCAAATGAAATCATTCTGTTGTAATCCACTGCTGCAGAGTCATCCTGCCATCCTGCACGGAGGAAAGCTCCAAGTGTGTCTTTTATTAGTTGTTGGTCAAAGGATACTCCAATCCCTCTTAATGCCTTATATGCATCTGCATCCCAGTTTTCAAACTTCTTGTTTGTTGTATAGGCATAAAGCCTGTAGTTTCCCTCACCAAGTGAGCTTTCAACTTTGTATCCAATCTGTGCACCTATCCAGTTATAGTTTTTTACATCCATATTTTCATTTTCATTTTTTGAACGCATTCCTACTAATCTTAAATGAAATCCACCTGCTTCAAATTCTGCTGCTACACCAGCATCATAGCTTGGTAAATTAGCTAAAGGATTATGAACCAGAGCTTCATTCATAAATTGATGTAATTCATCTGCTGCATAGGCATTGTCATCAATAAAAGCTGTTGAATCAATTATTCCTGCTGTTAGCTTAATGGACATATCTTTCTGAATTGGAAACTTATGAGAATACCACAACTCCTGTAAGTGATCCCTTGAATGACCATTAATATTTTGAAGATCAACAAATAAATCATCAGCATTGGGATTAAGCGTAAAAGGATAATCTCCTTTATGAAATCCGCTTCCTTTTGCAAAGCTTGCCCTTACAAAAAATTCATCGTTTTCAGTTGGTTTAAGGGATACATTAAAATCAATAACTGCAGAGCCACGATCCTTGTTTTCAACATTACCTTGAGCTTTGTTGAGCCATTGATAAACTGTTGTTGCTGAACCTGAAATTGATAGCCACTCTGTAATGTCAGCTGCATAAGTAAAAATAGGAAAAAGTAAAAAACTCAAAACAAATAAAACTTTTTTCATGTCCCCTCCTTAAAAAATTTTTTTTAAATAAAAAAGCCACGAAAGCTTAAACTCAAGCTCTTCTGAGCTAAATTAAGCCTTCGTGGCTTGGAAAAATGTTATCAAAATAGGAGATACAATGTCAAGAAAAATCTTGCAAAAATGTAAAAGGTATAATTATTATAAAAAATTA
Protein-coding sequences here:
- a CDS encoding ABC transporter ATP-binding protein; this encodes MKEPIIRLRNINFNYDGRAVLKDVNFDVYEEDRIGLIGPNGSGKTTLLYIIMGLLKPFSGTVEIFGTVRQKEKDFIEVRQKIGLLFQDSDSQLFCPTVKEDIAFGPFNLGKSKQEALKIVKETCEILGLNGFEDRLTYKLSGGEKRLVALATVIAMRPVCYLLDEPSNGLDEKTKERLLQYLTNNAKTYVVVSHDKDFIEQATDKVYLLKNGMISTLRSY
- a CDS encoding DUF4198 domain-containing protein, with amino-acid sequence MKKFKSLLISIIAVLFLTGTALAHFGVIMPSDDIIGEKDSKKITLKVYFMHPFEQEWLNMEKPKAFGVMLGDEKTDLLSTLVNKKVKGKNAWETTFTIKRPGDYIFYLEPVPYWEPAEEKFIAHYPKVVVQALGKEEGWDKEVGLPIEIVPLTRPYGLWVGNVFQGIVKVNGKPLPFADVEVEYFNEGGKVKAPKEPYITQVIKADANGVFTYAIPKAGWWGFAALTDAPYKIKKDGKEYPVEIGGIIWVKAREMK
- the cbiM gene encoding cobalt transporter CbiM, producing the protein MHISEGVLSAPVLLAGAVLSLIGLTLGLKKIKNEDIPKVAVLSSAFFVASLIHIPIGPTSAHLVLNGLVGMLLGWAAFPAIFVGLVLQALLFQFGGLTTLGVNTFAMAMPAVLSYYVFRRLLHKGRNTAFIGGALGGASSVLIGTVFVSLALIETEKSFMGVAITLFTMHLPIALVEGIITGFVVLYIKKVKPEALR
- a CDS encoding TlpA disulfide reductase family protein — its product is MKKLLILILILLIPQAGQSALRTGDSAPNFFLTDINGKPVQLYQIKGRVIVIEFLSNKCFACDYVIPDINKLYEKFKNKNVQIVGVIFNDEIEEPQKLNEFAKSRGIQYPLFIADVKVKKFYNIYGFPNFFILNEKKNIMKIYRGITQDTFGLFNKEIEKLLLNKR
- the ffh gene encoding signal recognition particle protein, which codes for MFEALTDKLEAIFKKLKGRGILKEEDVDSALKEIRIALLEADVNFKVVKSFIERVRHKAIGKEILESLSPAQQVIKIVYDELCELLGGSTAKIQLSPNPPTVIMMVGLHGSGKTTTSAKLARIFKKQGRRPMLVAADLQRPAAIEQLVTLGKQIDVTVFHSYEIKNPVELCKEALKKAVIDRMDPVIVDTAGRMHVDEELMQELQDVKEILKPHEVLFVADAMTGQDAVNIAKSFNEKIGITGVILTKMDGDARGGAALSIKEVTGKPIKLIGTGEKLDALEEFHPDRMANRILGMGDILTLIEQAQKAYDQKEAEKLKKKIEKEEFTFEDLKDQIRKMRKMGPLENILSMLPGANKILKEIKIDEKEFVKVEAIINSMTPEERRNPKILNASRRIRIAKGSGTTVTDVNRLIKQFNEMKKMMKQLKHGKGFKLPKIFPF
- a CDS encoding carbohydrate porin — translated: MKKVLFVLSFLLFPIFTYAADITEWLSISGSATTVYQWLNKAQGNVENKDRGSAVIDFNVSLKPTENDEFFVRASFAKGSGFHKGDYPFTLNPNADDLFVDLQNINGHSRDHLQELWYSHKFPIQKDMSIKLTAGIIDSTAFIDDNAYAADELHQFMNEALVHNPLANLPSYDAGVAAEFEAGGFHLRLVGMRSKNENENMDVKNYNWIGAQIGYKVESSLGEGNYRLYAYTTNKKFENWDADAYKALRGIGVSFDQQLIKDTLGAFLRAGWQDDSAAVDYNRMISFGLNLNGSVWGRKDDEVGVGYAYLKSPSKNLDLSRSQVFESYVKFKLFAYKFLSSDITLDYQYIQDKTRQEGTKAGHIYGVRFNINF
- the cbiQ gene encoding cobalt ECF transporter T component CbiQ, whose amino-acid sequence is MHLEEFSEGSSFLNKADPRLKIIVFSIFSILCATASGLKTPSLFLLYSIFSVFLARLRIKPLFSRLGVANFFILFIWIFVPLSYPGNSHFSFAGLKISQEGIFYALSITLKSNAIIIATITLLSTSSVNSLAHAMLHLKAPKKLVTVFFLFYRYIIVIHEEYLKIKRAVLARGFVPKTTLHTYRTYAYIVGGMLIKSYERAEEIYRAMLCRGFQGYFPLFEHFQIRKIDIIFSVVSIFMFVVILVLA